In one window of Chloroflexota bacterium DNA:
- a CDS encoding LysM peptidoglycan-binding domain-containing protein — MKNKGKPSSRPTLAWREQLAAWGVLEFISRLGGHVVVFLLIGAAVWFLHRSHLPRLLAAPAGETALAAEAATPETAVPTPGAAMPPYVGASSPIQAVRRKTVLHTDVPTRPREEVIKYKVQRGDTVFGIAEKFGLKPETILWGNYNILADDPHRLRPGQVLNILPVDGTYYQWHAGDNLRVVAKFFGVKPEDIIDYPANHLPPDTDPEHPHIAPGTWLVVPGGHRAFVSWSAPQISRKNPAVAKVLGPGFCGKVYTGPVGTGTFIWPTTLHYLSGYDYSPAINHYGIDIAGKLGYPVYAVDNGVVVYAGWNNWGYGNVVVIDHGNGWQSLYAHLSRILVQCGQAVYQGDMIGAIGSTGNSTGPHLHFELRHEKYGKVNPWNFLPKP, encoded by the coding sequence ATGAAAAACAAGGGTAAACCTTCGTCACGCCCCACTTTGGCGTGGCGGGAGCAACTGGCGGCATGGGGGGTGCTGGAGTTCATCAGCCGCCTGGGAGGCCATGTAGTGGTCTTCCTTTTGATTGGGGCTGCTGTGTGGTTTTTGCACCGCAGCCATTTGCCGCGCTTGTTGGCGGCGCCGGCTGGTGAAACGGCGCTGGCGGCTGAGGCGGCCACGCCCGAGACGGCCGTGCCGACGCCGGGGGCTGCGATGCCGCCGTATGTGGGGGCTTCTTCGCCCATCCAGGCAGTGCGCCGGAAGACTGTTTTGCACACCGACGTGCCCACGCGGCCGCGGGAAGAAGTGATCAAGTATAAAGTGCAGCGCGGCGATACCGTTTTCGGCATTGCCGAGAAGTTTGGCCTTAAGCCGGAAACCATCTTGTGGGGCAATTACAACATTCTGGCCGACGACCCCCATCGACTGCGTCCGGGGCAGGTGCTCAACATTTTGCCGGTTGATGGCACCTATTACCAGTGGCATGCGGGGGATAATTTGCGCGTGGTGGCAAAATTCTTTGGCGTTAAGCCTGAAGACATCATCGATTACCCTGCCAACCACTTGCCGCCCGATACCGACCCGGAACACCCTCACATTGCGCCGGGCACATGGCTGGTCGTGCCTGGGGGGCACCGCGCGTTTGTGAGTTGGAGCGCGCCGCAGATCTCTCGCAAGAACCCCGCAGTGGCGAAAGTGTTGGGCCCGGGTTTCTGCGGCAAGGTCTATACCGGCCCGGTAGGAACGGGCACGTTCATCTGGCCCACAACTTTACACTATCTTTCGGGTTATGATTATTCGCCAGCCATCAACCATTACGGCATTGACATTGCCGGTAAGTTGGGCTATCCGGTTTACGCGGTCGACAACGGTGTGGTCGTGTATGCCGGGTGGAATAACTGGGGTTACGGCAATGTCGTGGTCATCGATCATGGCAATGGATGGCAGTCCCTCTATGCGCATTTGAGCCGCATTTTGGTGCAGTGCGGTCAGGCGGTTTATCAGGGGGATATGATTGGTGCCATCGGCAGCACGGGGAATTCCACAGGCCCCCATTTGCACTTCGAACTTCGCCACGAAAAATACGGTAAGGTCAACCCCTGGAACTTTTTGCCCAAGCCCTAA